Proteins encoded in a region of the Mercenaria mercenaria strain notata chromosome 1, MADL_Memer_1, whole genome shotgun sequence genome:
- the LOC128559023 gene encoding uncharacterized protein LOC128559023 — MADKYHRLVSFLINICPEPLRELFLQNAKSDTKPGVPYTSLDAYLASRKQDILSLKSRRKLRDDQYDLLYPNSGPADESQWDITLLAVLILELFRTNIQNQIQFHIRDIRDVRNSLQHESSTSSISDTKFQQNWDRLEIATLALAKVVNGTNYENVMKGKIETANVSNMPDLANTLTIWFMEMKTQMMAEMKGKMEEILKDTKETKRKSNESVNILQNAHMVKPGPSGKPNKRMKIVDKALKKMQDYFERTLNTEIPEDFNAPVETDRIKQKLQDNHLVIVAGQNNSLYVAAALTAVKDMGYNEKRCVEMQNFSDWNHVDPEDVEFVLCCNPFGREAYDAEKAKGMADIFSSIQHTVKEDRDDKNLAVLMTSDIGVLNECKKRYYHDILEEVVTVYHSTSETQPADLTVARCNKNVVPSTSTISQNLADQTCLFLDHHKRQVHPDIMKAAKDKFKVHKSVVLVGPPRCGKTSLAVALAASYQPSQVLLLTYPEQVQHVDQNRTDLVMIEDFAGKYGFNKIQICDWYKTFEILHVMKSAGKLNIILTCDKQKFKKCTEKIAAHPLLEHTVELKRKNVPVKQEIHTNVSQAQTVTVDTVSNQHHYTPPIILAGRVL; from the exons ATGGCTGACAAATACCACCGCCTTGTAAGTTTCCTGATAAATATATGTCCAGAACCTCTCAGAGAACTGTTCTTACAAAATGCCAAGTCCGATACAAAACCTGGTGTACCATACACATCACTGGATGCTTACCTTGCATCTAGAAAACAAGACATATTATCATTGAAGAGCAGACGTAAACTGAGAGATGACCAGTATGATCTTTTATACCCGAATTCTGGACCAGCAGATGAGTCACAGTGGGATATTACCTTGTTAGCTgttttaattcttgaactattTCGCACAAACATTCAAAACCAAATCCAGTTTCACATAAGAGATATCCGAGATGTGAGAAACAGTCTGCAACATGAATCATCGACTTCAAGCATTAGTGACACAAAATTTCAGCAGAACTGGGATCGCTTAGAAATAGCAACTTTAGCTTTGGCTAAAGTTGTAAATGGAACTAATTATGAGAATGTTATGAAAGGAAAGATTGAAACAGCCAATGTCTCAAACATGCCAGACCTTGCTAACACACTGACAATATGGTTTATGGAAATGAAAACACAAATGATGGCTGAAATGAAAGGAAAAATGGAAGAAATTTTGAAAGATACTAAAGAAACCAAAAGAAAGTCCAACGAGAGTGTGAACATTCTACAAAATGCTCATATGGTTAAACCAGGACCATCAG ggaaaccaaataaaagaatgaaaatagtGGATAAGGCATTAAAGAAGATGcaag ATTATTTTGAAAGAACACTGAATACGGAAATTCCAGAAGATTTCAATGCTCCAGTTGAGACAGACAGGATTAAACAAAAGTTACAAGACAATCACCTTGTGATTGTAGCTGGTCAGAACAACAGTCTGTATGTAGCAGCTGCCCTCACAGCCGTCAAAGACATGGGATATAATGAGAAACGTTGTGTGGAGATGCAGAATTTTTCCGACTGGAATCATGTAGACCCAGAAGACGTTGAATTTGTTCTTTGTTGCAATCCATTTGGCAGAGAGGCGTATGATGCAGAGAAAGCAAAAGGTATGGCAGACATATTTAGTAGTATTCAACATACAGTGAAAGAGGACAGGGATGACAAGAATCTTGCTGTTCTAATGACATCAGATATTGGAGTGTTAAATGAATGTAAAAAGAGATATTATCATGACATTCTGGAGGAAGTGGTCACAGTGTATCACTCTACAAGTGAAACTCAACCAGCTGATCTTACAGTGG CCAGATGTAACAAAAACGTTGTTCCTTCAACTTCAACGATTTCACAGAATCTGGCAG ACCAAACATGCCTTTTCCTGGATCATCATAAAAGGCAAGTGCATCCAGATATAATGAAGGCAGCGAAAGACAAGTTCAAGGTTCATAAATCAGTGGTGTTGGTAGGACCACCAAGATGTGGTAAAACTTCACTTGCAGTAGCTCTTGCAGCTTCCTACCAGCCATCACAAGTTCTTCTTCTGACATACCCTGAACAGGTTCAACATGTTGaccagaacagaacagatctAGTTATGATTGAGGATTTTGCTGGGAAATATGGATTCAACAAAATCCAAATCTGTGACTGGtacaaaacatttgaaattctGCATGTCATGAAATCTGCTGGCAAACTCAACATCATTCtaacatgtgacaaacaaaagtTTAAGAAATGCACTGAAAAAATTGCCGCTCATCCATTGCTGGAACATACAGTGGAGCTTAAACGTAAAAATGTTCCAGTGAAACAAGAGATACACA CCAATGTCAGCCAAGCACAAACTGTTACTGTAGATACTGTTTCCAACCAACATCATTACACGCCACCGATTATCCTGGCAG gtaGAGTCCTGTAA